One genomic segment of Clostridium saccharoperbutylacetonicum N1-4(HMT) includes these proteins:
- a CDS encoding M3 family oligoendopeptidase translates to MELNWSLKELYTSFESEDFKNDSNNLERLIEDINLWTKDVVKDKENLVEKLEQYINKFTHLKELASKLGMYINLSLSVNTKDESALKYSDILEKKLTNIVESSVKLERYISNIEDIDFIINQSELLKEHEFVLKDICEQSKYLLSEKEENIIANMKNTGSNAWGKLKDNLISTLKVDIEEDGEIKQLPLTVVLNMAYNDDAAIRKKAYEAEIKAYKKVEDGVAAALNSIKGEVLTVCDLRGYESPLDKTIKNSRMDEKTLEAMLSAMKEYLPIFRKYLRKKAEMLGYNNGLPFYELYAPVCKANMKFSYEEGTKFVEKNFKTFSKHLGDFAKKAIDNNWIDVKPREGKVGGAFCENIHFLGESRILLNYGDSFGDVVTLAHELGHGFHGECLNNETTLNSDYPMPIAETASTFCETIIKKAAIKEATEDEALAILETEISDCTQVIVDIYSRFLFEKSLFEGRKESALTVEQIKELMLNAQKEAYGDGLDPNFLHPYMWAWKPHYYDAEYNYYNFPYAFGLLFAKGLYAEYLKKGQEFAKDYEKLLSITGKNKLEDVAKVMGIDINNKEFWINSLKTVEVDINEFTKLADKRK, encoded by the coding sequence ATGGAATTGAATTGGAGTTTAAAAGAATTATATACATCTTTTGAAAGTGAAGATTTTAAGAATGATTCAAACAATCTTGAAAGACTTATAGAGGATATTAATTTATGGACAAAAGATGTAGTAAAAGATAAGGAAAATTTAGTGGAAAAGCTAGAACAATATATTAATAAATTTACGCATTTAAAAGAATTAGCTAGTAAGCTAGGTATGTACATTAATCTTAGCTTAAGCGTTAATACTAAAGATGAAAGTGCACTAAAGTATTCAGATATTTTAGAAAAAAAATTAACTAACATAGTTGAAAGTTCTGTTAAGCTTGAAAGATATATCAGCAATATAGAAGATATAGATTTTATTATTAATCAATCTGAATTATTAAAGGAACATGAATTTGTATTAAAAGATATATGTGAGCAAAGTAAATATTTATTAAGTGAAAAAGAAGAAAACATTATAGCTAATATGAAAAACACTGGTTCTAATGCATGGGGAAAACTTAAAGATAATTTAATTTCAACCTTAAAAGTTGATATAGAAGAGGATGGTGAGATAAAACAATTACCATTAACAGTAGTTTTAAACATGGCATATAATGATGATGCAGCTATTAGAAAAAAAGCTTATGAAGCTGAAATCAAAGCCTATAAAAAAGTAGAGGATGGAGTAGCAGCAGCTTTAAATTCTATAAAGGGGGAAGTATTAACTGTATGTGATTTGAGAGGATATGAATCTCCTTTAGATAAGACTATAAAGAATTCTAGAATGGATGAAAAAACATTGGAGGCTATGCTTTCAGCTATGAAGGAGTATCTTCCTATTTTTAGAAAGTATTTAAGAAAGAAAGCAGAAATGCTTGGATATAACAATGGATTACCATTCTATGAATTATATGCACCAGTCTGCAAAGCCAATATGAAATTTTCTTATGAGGAAGGAACTAAGTTTGTAGAGAAGAACTTTAAAACCTTTAGCAAGCATCTTGGAGATTTTGCAAAAAAAGCAATAGATAATAATTGGATAGATGTTAAACCAAGAGAAGGTAAAGTAGGAGGAGCTTTCTGTGAAAATATACATTTTCTTGGTGAAAGTAGAATCTTATTAAATTATGGAGATAGCTTCGGAGATGTTGTTACTCTTGCTCATGAGCTAGGACATGGTTTCCATGGAGAATGCTTAAATAATGAAACTACTTTGAATTCGGATTATCCAATGCCAATAGCAGAAACAGCTTCAACTTTTTGTGAAACAATAATTAAAAAAGCTGCAATAAAAGAAGCTACCGAAGATGAAGCATTAGCTATTCTTGAAACTGAAATAAGTGATTGTACTCAAGTAATAGTAGATATATATTCAAGATTCTTATTTGAAAAGTCTTTATTTGAAGGAAGAAAAGAAAGTGCATTAACCGTTGAACAAATAAAAGAACTTATGTTAAATGCACAAAAAGAAGCATATGGGGATGGATTAGATCCTAATTTCCTTCATCCATATATGTGGGCATGGAAACCACATTATTATGATGCAGAATATAATTATTATAATTTTCCATATGCTTTTGGATTATTATTTGCAAAAGGATTGTATGCTGAATATCTAAAGAAAGGCCAAGAATTTGCTAAGGATTATGAAAAGTTACTTTCGATTACAGGTAAAAATAAATTAGAAGATGTAGCAAAAGTTATGGGAATAGATATAAACAATAAGGAATTTTGGATAAATTCATTAAAGACTGTGGAAGTAGATATAAATGAATTCACAAAACTTGCTGACAAAAGAAAATAA
- a CDS encoding AraC family transcriptional regulator: MDWLQRINGAMNYIEDNLTEDIDYSKIAKIACCSSYHFQRMFSFITDVTMAEYVRRRRLTLAAFELQNSKIKVIDLAVKYGYESPESFSRAFQNMHGVTPSLAREKGIQLKAYPRMSFHISIKGDVEMNYKIEEKDSFKVFGVEEIIDTTGGNNLVRIPRMWSESFENGTYKRLEDAAPKGQIQGLCSVNAIMCYRCTDTDTFPYMIGAIDFKGDAEVPEEFTSISVPALTWAIFKTEEHKEEETTEKIQDIWKRIFPEWFPNSGYEHAEGPELELYYSLGKDRCYSEVWIPVVKK, from the coding sequence ATGGATTGGCTTCAAAGAATAAATGGTGCTATGAACTATATTGAAGATAATCTCACAGAGGATATTGATTATAGCAAAATAGCAAAAATTGCCTGCTGTTCATCCTATCATTTTCAGAGAATGTTTTCTTTTATTACTGATGTTACAATGGCAGAATATGTGAGACGAAGAAGGTTGACTTTGGCTGCTTTTGAGCTTCAGAATAGTAAAATAAAAGTGATTGATCTAGCTGTAAAGTATGGATATGAATCTCCAGAATCTTTTAGTAGAGCTTTTCAAAATATGCATGGAGTTACTCCTAGTTTAGCACGAGAAAAAGGAATTCAACTAAAAGCTTATCCAAGAATGTCCTTTCATATTTCAATAAAAGGAGATGTAGAAATGAATTATAAAATTGAAGAAAAGGATTCGTTTAAGGTATTTGGAGTAGAAGAGATAATTGATACTACAGGAGGAAATAATCTTGTTAGAATACCTAGGATGTGGAGTGAATCTTTTGAAAATGGGACATACAAGCGTTTAGAGGATGCAGCTCCAAAAGGACAAATTCAAGGATTATGCAGTGTGAATGCAATAATGTGCTATCGTTGTACTGATACAGATACTTTTCCTTATATGATAGGTGCAATTGATTTTAAGGGAGATGCAGAAGTTCCAGAAGAGTTCACTTCAATTTCTGTACCTGCATTAACTTGGGCTATATTTAAAACTGAAGAGCATAAAGAAGAAGAAACTACTGAAAAGATTCAAGATATATGGAAGCGTATTTTTCCAGAATGGTTTCCCAATTCAGGATATGAGCATGCAGAAGGTCCAGAACTTGAATTATATTATTCTTTAGGTAAAGATAGATGCTATTCAGAAGTGTGGATACCAGTAGTAAAAAAATAG
- a CDS encoding DUF4037 domain-containing protein: protein MNIMNKTILELVNDFSKLKEVKGILLAGSHATRTNDKNSDYDIYVYISEEIALEKRREITNKFFKYIELDNTFWEREDDGVLLDEDVEVEIIYRNLDWIENSLKRTVVECQADVGYTTCFWSNFTNSIILYDEDGYLKHLQEKYKIKYPKKLKENIIRKNYPLLKKQMPAYYKQIEKALKRDDFISVNHRVSAFLASYFDIIFAINEMSHPGEKKLIRIIKENNLRIPQKMCENIDAILKSAATSDNKILREIDELTNNLDIFLNNEGFYLN, encoded by the coding sequence ATGAATATTATGAATAAAACAATACTTGAGCTGGTTAATGATTTTTCAAAATTAAAAGAAGTGAAAGGGATACTTTTAGCAGGATCGCATGCAACAAGAACAAATGATAAAAACTCAGACTATGATATATATGTGTATATTTCAGAAGAAATAGCCTTAGAGAAAAGAAGAGAAATAACTAATAAATTTTTTAAGTATATTGAACTTGATAATACATTTTGGGAAAGAGAAGACGATGGTGTTTTGCTAGATGAGGATGTAGAAGTAGAAATTATTTATAGAAATTTAGATTGGATTGAGAATTCTTTAAAAAGAACAGTAGTTGAGTGTCAAGCTGATGTTGGATACACCACTTGTTTTTGGAGCAACTTTACTAATTCTATAATACTATATGATGAAGATGGATATTTAAAGCATCTGCAAGAAAAATATAAGATAAAATATCCTAAGAAATTAAAAGAAAATATAATAAGAAAGAATTATCCTTTATTAAAGAAACAAATGCCTGCGTATTATAAGCAGATAGAAAAAGCCTTAAAGAGAGATGATTTTATTAGTGTTAATCATAGGGTGAGCGCTTTTCTTGCAAGTTATTTTGATATTATATTTGCAATAAATGAAATGTCTCATCCAGGTGAGAAAAAACTTATAAGAATAATAAAGGAGAATAATTTAAGAATCCCACAGAAAATGTGTGAAAATATAGATGCTATTCTAAAATCAGCGGCAACTAGTGATAACAAAATATTGAGAGAAATTGATGAATTGACTAATAACCTAGATATATTTTTAAATAATGAAGGATTTTATTTAAATTAA
- a CDS encoding MFS transporter, which yields MENRGLMLKFCIIYFFIYGISAMGYTQYIPYLSSLGYNPMERGILISSYAITTIIFQVVFGILSDKYKTVKKLCVIAVVGFAIFTYLFFNLHTKIFILHMILIAMSAGIANLNFGYFDNWLFTFGEEARNKFSFIRAFGSIGWGVTSIFIAALVDRFTYKGLGLIIILLTIVLLGIMYIVAEGAKTKAKKSEKITFDDIKELLSNKKYILVIIILFLIYCAGNSNTTTIVDKMLALGATNKEIGYKWTIQGLIEIPVYLYGNFFLKRFGAYKLLCMAAFATMLQFILYGISNSVWILIILAGFQIITGPMMMLASRMLLFNLSSEKLKSTGLLLALSIYSGLSALLMPSIGGTITNYFSVNVTIFIVAIIAGCGFLLSLVLHRMK from the coding sequence ATGGAAAATAGGGGATTAATGTTAAAATTCTGTATTATTTACTTTTTTATATATGGAATAAGTGCAATGGGATATACTCAGTATATCCCGTACTTATCCAGTCTAGGATATAATCCTATGGAGAGAGGAATATTGATTTCATCCTACGCTATTACTACTATTATATTTCAAGTGGTATTTGGAATTTTATCTGATAAGTATAAGACGGTAAAAAAATTATGTGTTATTGCAGTAGTTGGTTTTGCTATATTTACATATTTATTTTTTAATTTACATACAAAAATATTTATTCTACATATGATTTTAATTGCTATGAGTGCTGGAATAGCAAATTTGAATTTTGGATATTTTGATAATTGGTTATTTACCTTTGGTGAAGAAGCAAGAAATAAATTTAGTTTTATAAGGGCATTTGGTTCTATTGGTTGGGGAGTAACCAGTATTTTTATTGCAGCCTTAGTTGATAGATTTACATATAAGGGTTTAGGATTGATTATTATTTTATTAACAATTGTATTGTTAGGAATAATGTATATAGTTGCAGAGGGGGCAAAAACAAAAGCAAAGAAAAGTGAAAAAATTACTTTTGATGATATAAAAGAGTTGTTAAGCAATAAAAAATATATTCTTGTAATAATTATATTGTTTTTGATCTACTGCGCTGGTAATAGCAACACTACAACAATTGTTGATAAAATGTTGGCCCTTGGAGCAACTAATAAAGAAATAGGATATAAGTGGACGATACAAGGATTAATAGAAATTCCGGTTTATTTATATGGAAATTTCTTTCTGAAAAGGTTTGGAGCATATAAATTACTATGCATGGCTGCTTTTGCAACTATGTTGCAATTTATTTTATATGGAATAAGTAATAGTGTATGGATATTGATTATACTTGCAGGTTTTCAAATAATAACAGGACCTATGATGATGCTTGCTAGCAGAATGTTACTTTTTAACTTATCAAGTGAAAAGTTAAAGTCAACAGGATTATTATTGGCACTAAGCATTTATTCAGGTTTATCAGCACTGTTAATGCCTTCTATTGGAGGAACAATTACTAATTACTTCAGCGTTAATGTTACAATTTTTATTGTGGCAATCATTGCTGGATGTGGATTTTTGTTGTCATTAGTCTTACATAGAATGAAATAA
- a CDS encoding carbohydrate ABC transporter permease: MNALKKSIGGLVINIITIFTSLIVLIPMVVLVLNSFKNQSESNKMSLSLPKEWVFQNFKTVIEQGKLISSFLNSLLYATGSVIIIVFVVAAAAFVIARNRKGINNFIYYFIISGIAIPINNVALMKVMQALGLVNTRIGIILVYAAINIPLSLFLSYGFISTIPREIDEAAIIDGCGPVKLFIKIILPLLKPIISTLFVLNFMAVWNDFTMPLYYLNNSGKWPMTLAVYNFFGAFENSWNLVSADIVLTLLPVLIVFILGQKYIVGGVAAGSVKG; encoded by the coding sequence ATGAATGCTCTAAAAAAGTCTATTGGAGGCTTGGTAATAAATATAATAACAATATTCACAAGTTTGATAGTTCTAATACCAATGGTAGTTTTGGTACTAAATTCCTTTAAAAATCAAAGTGAATCTAATAAAATGTCTTTGTCTTTACCAAAGGAATGGGTATTTCAAAATTTTAAGACAGTAATTGAACAAGGTAAATTAATATCATCATTTTTAAATAGTCTTTTATATGCTACAGGTAGTGTGATAATTATTGTTTTTGTGGTAGCTGCAGCAGCTTTTGTGATAGCAAGAAATCGAAAGGGAATCAATAATTTTATTTATTATTTCATTATATCTGGTATAGCAATACCAATTAATAATGTTGCGTTGATGAAGGTGATGCAAGCTTTAGGTTTAGTAAATACTAGAATTGGTATAATTTTAGTTTATGCTGCAATAAATATCCCTCTTAGTTTATTTTTATCCTACGGATTTATATCAACAATTCCAAGGGAAATAGATGAAGCAGCAATAATAGATGGATGTGGGCCAGTAAAATTGTTTATAAAAATAATCTTGCCACTATTAAAACCTATTATATCAACTCTATTTGTATTAAATTTTATGGCTGTATGGAATGACTTTACAATGCCATTATATTATTTAAATAATTCTGGAAAATGGCCTATGACTTTAGCTGTATATAATTTCTTTGGTGCATTTGAAAATTCATGGAACTTAGTTAGTGCAGATATTGTATTAACATTACTTCCAGTACTTATAGTATTTATACTAGGCCAAAAGTATATTGTCGGAGGAGTTGCAGCAGGTTCTGTTAAAGGCTAA
- the yicI gene encoding alpha-xylosidase encodes MKFSNGCWLNKPGYHIYNPQEVYSTKIEENSLTVHAPCVKINHRGDTLGGPVITYKISSPMENIIRVRAYHYMGQQKKSPVFETYEDNNTKVLIEENESEVFLKSGKLKMSINKEAWEMTFLNEDKILTSSKYKGLAYVKASEERTFMEVLEDGVFMKEELQLSVGELVYGLGERFTPLVKNGQAIDIWNEDGGTSTEQSYKNIPFYLTNKGYGVFVNHPEKVSFEVGSEKVTKVQFSVAGEYLDYFIINGDSMKEVIENYTKLTGKPALPPAWSFGLWLTTSFTTNYDEKTVTSFVDGMAERDIPLRVFHFDCFWMKDFNWCNFEWDKDVFPDPKGMIKRLKEKGLKICVWINPYIAQESKLFEEGMKYGYLLKKPNGDVWQWDLWQPAMGIVDFTNPAACEWYSSKLKELINMGVDCFKTDFGERIPTKVSYFDGSDPLKMHNYYTQMYNKVVFDTIKENVGEEEAVLFARSATAGGQQFPVHWGGDCEANYESMAESLRGGLSLCMSGFGFWSHDIGGFESTSTADVYKRWVAFGLLSSHSRLHGSNSYRVPWLYDEEACDVVRFFTKLKCSIMPYLYKIAKDASVKGIPVMRSMILEFQDDNTCNYLDKQYMLGDSILVAPIFNQVGEANYYLPEGIWTNFITGKRYEGNRWIKEKHDYLSVPMMIRENSLIAVGNENSKPDYDYGENITIMAFELKENDATKTTVLDTNGKSVLEVEVLKKDNKIFIQSRGNKGGWSLVLKNLSNIVDAGEKSFDINNGDTQIRFEDADCKCVCNLKN; translated from the coding sequence ATGAAATTTAGTAATGGATGTTGGCTAAATAAACCAGGTTATCACATATATAATCCACAGGAGGTATATAGTACTAAAATTGAAGAAAACAGTTTAACTGTTCATGCACCTTGTGTAAAAATAAATCATAGAGGTGACACCCTAGGGGGACCAGTTATAACTTATAAAATTTCATCTCCAATGGAAAATATAATTAGAGTTAGAGCTTATCATTATATGGGACAACAAAAAAAATCACCTGTTTTTGAGACTTATGAAGATAATAATACTAAGGTTTTAATTGAAGAAAATGAAAGCGAAGTATTTTTAAAATCAGGAAAGCTTAAGATGTCAATTAATAAAGAAGCTTGGGAGATGACCTTTTTAAATGAAGATAAAATATTAACATCTAGTAAATACAAGGGATTAGCATATGTAAAAGCTTCAGAAGAAAGAACTTTTATGGAAGTTTTGGAAGATGGAGTTTTTATGAAAGAGGAATTGCAGTTATCTGTAGGAGAATTAGTTTATGGGTTAGGTGAAAGATTTACCCCATTGGTAAAAAATGGACAAGCAATTGATATATGGAATGAAGATGGTGGAACGAGTACAGAACAATCCTATAAAAATATACCATTTTATCTTACTAATAAAGGTTATGGTGTATTTGTAAATCATCCAGAAAAAGTATCATTTGAAGTTGGTTCTGAGAAGGTAACAAAAGTTCAATTTAGCGTTGCAGGTGAATATTTAGATTATTTTATAATTAATGGAGACTCTATGAAGGAAGTAATAGAGAATTATACAAAGCTTACTGGAAAGCCTGCGCTACCTCCAGCTTGGTCTTTTGGATTATGGCTTACAACCTCCTTTACAACAAATTATGATGAAAAAACTGTAACAAGTTTTGTAGATGGAATGGCAGAAAGAGATATTCCACTTAGAGTTTTTCACTTTGACTGTTTTTGGATGAAGGATTTTAATTGGTGTAACTTTGAATGGGATAAGGATGTTTTTCCAGATCCTAAAGGAATGATAAAGAGACTAAAAGAAAAAGGTTTAAAAATATGCGTTTGGATTAATCCTTATATTGCACAAGAGTCAAAATTATTTGAGGAAGGCATGAAATATGGTTACTTATTAAAGAAACCTAATGGTGATGTTTGGCAATGGGATTTGTGGCAGCCTGCAATGGGAATTGTAGATTTTACTAATCCAGCTGCATGTGAATGGTATTCAAGCAAACTTAAAGAACTAATAAATATGGGTGTAGATTGCTTTAAGACAGATTTTGGTGAACGTATACCAACAAAAGTATCGTATTTTGATGGATCAGATCCACTTAAAATGCATAACTATTATACTCAAATGTACAATAAGGTTGTATTTGATACAATTAAAGAAAATGTTGGAGAAGAAGAAGCGGTGCTATTTGCAAGATCAGCTACTGCTGGAGGTCAGCAATTTCCTGTACACTGGGGTGGAGACTGCGAAGCAAATTATGAATCTATGGCAGAAAGTTTAAGAGGCGGATTATCATTGTGCATGTCAGGTTTTGGATTTTGGAGTCATGACATAGGTGGATTTGAAAGTACGTCAACTGCTGATGTTTACAAAAGATGGGTGGCTTTTGGATTATTATCATCTCATAGTAGGTTGCATGGAAGTAATTCTTATAGAGTGCCATGGCTTTATGATGAGGAAGCGTGTGATGTTGTAAGATTCTTTACTAAATTGAAGTGTAGTATAATGCCATACTTATACAAGATAGCTAAAGATGCATCTGTAAAGGGAATCCCAGTAATGAGATCAATGATATTAGAATTTCAAGACGATAATACCTGTAACTATTTAGATAAACAATATATGTTAGGGGATTCAATTTTAGTAGCACCAATTTTTAATCAAGTAGGAGAAGCAAATTATTATTTACCAGAAGGAATTTGGACAAATTTCATAACTGGAAAAAGGTATGAAGGAAATAGGTGGATTAAGGAAAAACATGATTATTTAAGCGTTCCAATGATGATAAGAGAAAATAGTTTAATTGCTGTAGGAAATGAAAATTCTAAACCAGATTACGACTATGGTGAGAATATAACAATTATGGCCTTTGAACTAAAAGAAAATGATGCAACTAAAACAACAGTTTTAGATACAAATGGCAAAAGTGTGCTAGAAGTAGAAGTGCTAAAAAAAGATAATAAAATATTTATTCAATCAAGAGGAAATAAGGGAGGCTGGTCTCTAGTTTTAAAAAATCTTTCTAATATAGTTGATGCTGGAGAGAAATCATTTGATATAAATAATGGAGATACACAAATTAGATTTGAAGATGCAGATTGCAAATGTGTATGTAATTTAAAGAATTAG
- a CDS encoding carbohydrate ABC transporter permease: MDRNKIYPWYFTTGALLIFFLLCFLPGIIGIFYSFTDWNNFTDKINFIGLQNYMEVFKGKPEYRLYIWNTVVFTTITTIMKTIVGLMLALLLTQKMIKFKNFHRMVIFSPQVMSYLVVGLVFKSMLHPQTGFLNNFLNSIGLGFLAKNWLTDLSWVFPTVMSVDTWKGMGYIMVVIIAGLLSISPDYYEAASIDGANFWKKFKLITLPLLKPIIINVTVLNVTYGFRVFDMIYSLTNGGPGNATGVINTAVYKEFSKGNYAMGTTLSSILFFVLLFLLYFIIKSMENKEVDM; the protein is encoded by the coding sequence ATGGACAGAAATAAAATATATCCGTGGTATTTTACTACTGGTGCTTTACTTATATTTTTTCTGCTTTGCTTTTTACCAGGAATTATTGGAATATTTTATTCATTTACAGATTGGAATAACTTTACTGATAAAATTAATTTTATAGGTCTGCAAAATTATATGGAAGTATTTAAAGGGAAGCCAGAATATAGGTTATATATATGGAATACTGTTGTATTCACAACAATAACAACTATCATGAAAACGATAGTTGGGCTTATGCTAGCATTATTACTAACACAAAAGATGATTAAATTTAAGAATTTTCATAGGATGGTTATTTTCTCTCCTCAAGTAATGTCTTATTTGGTTGTTGGACTTGTATTTAAAAGCATGTTGCATCCTCAAACTGGTTTTCTAAATAACTTTTTAAATTCTATTGGATTAGGTTTTTTAGCTAAAAATTGGTTGACTGATTTGAGTTGGGTATTTCCAACTGTTATGTCGGTAGATACCTGGAAAGGTATGGGATACATAATGGTGGTTATTATAGCAGGATTATTGTCAATTTCACCAGATTATTATGAAGCAGCCAGCATAGATGGAGCAAATTTTTGGAAAAAGTTTAAGTTAATTACATTACCTCTATTAAAGCCAATAATAATAAACGTAACTGTTTTGAACGTTACATATGGATTTAGAGTATTCGATATGATTTATTCACTAACAAATGGTGGCCCAGGAAATGCGACAGGAGTAATTAACACTGCTGTATATAAAGAATTTTCTAAGGGTAACTATGCAATGGGTACAACCTTATCTAGTATTTTATTTTTTGTGTTATTGTTTTTACTTTATTTCATTATAAAATCTATGGAAAATAAGGAGGTTGATATGTAA
- the trxA gene encoding thioredoxin — MKIVESNEFKKEIESGVTVVDFFATWCGPCKMLAPVLEQLATEMEGKAKFIKVDIDQSSDLANEFKILSVPTMMIFKNGEKIDQLVGFLPKEKIQEVITNNL; from the coding sequence ATGAAAATAGTAGAGAGTAATGAATTTAAAAAAGAAATAGAAAGTGGAGTTACAGTTGTGGATTTCTTTGCTACTTGGTGTGGACCTTGTAAAATGCTAGCACCAGTTCTTGAACAATTAGCAACTGAAATGGAAGGAAAAGCTAAATTTATAAAAGTAGACATAGATCAAAGTTCAGATTTAGCAAATGAATTTAAAATTTTAAGTGTACCAACAATGATGATTTTTAAAAACGGTGAAAAAATTGATCAACTTGTAGGATTCTTACCAAAAGAAAAAATTCAAGAAGTAATAACTAATAATTTATAA
- a CDS encoding NAD(P)/FAD-dependent oxidoreductase — MSERFDLAIVGSGPAGLSAALNAKIRKKKFMIFGNKDFSSKLTSAHEINNYLGFYRKSGKELGEEFNNHLKEMDISITEEKINNIYAMGEYFALMVNEKMYEATAIILATGVQYGKLFDGEERLLGKGVGYCATCDAPLYKDKVVTIISYNKHEEAEANFISSIAAKVYYIPMYKEEVEVNSAIEIVRDTPISIEGEDKVGKLKLKDSEIDTDGIFILRDSISPGQLVPGLKIVDNHIEVDRLMSTNIPGCFAAGDVVGAPYQYIKAAGEGNIAALSAVNYIDSISKK; from the coding sequence ATGAGTGAAAGATTTGATCTTGCAATCGTAGGAAGTGGTCCAGCAGGTTTGTCAGCGGCACTAAATGCAAAAATAAGAAAGAAAAAATTTATGATTTTTGGTAATAAGGATTTTAGCAGTAAGCTTACTAGTGCGCATGAAATCAATAACTACTTGGGATTTTACAGGAAAAGCGGCAAGGAATTAGGAGAAGAATTTAATAATCATTTAAAAGAAATGGATATAAGTATAACTGAAGAAAAAATAAATAATATTTATGCTATGGGTGAGTACTTTGCTTTAATGGTAAATGAAAAAATGTATGAAGCTACAGCTATAATACTAGCAACAGGAGTCCAATACGGAAAATTATTTGATGGTGAAGAAAGATTGTTAGGTAAAGGTGTTGGATATTGTGCAACTTGTGATGCACCTTTATATAAAGATAAAGTGGTTACAATAATATCGTATAATAAGCATGAAGAAGCAGAAGCAAATTTTATTTCATCAATTGCAGCTAAGGTTTATTATATTCCTATGTATAAGGAAGAAGTTGAAGTGAATTCTGCAATTGAAATCGTAAGGGATACTCCAATTAGTATTGAAGGAGAAGATAAGGTTGGTAAGTTAAAACTAAAGGATTCAGAAATTGATACTGATGGAATTTTTATATTAAGAGATAGTATTTCACCAGGTCAATTGGTGCCAGGTCTTAAAATTGTTGACAATCATATTGAAGTAGATCGTTTAATGAGTACAAATATACCAGGATGCTTTGCAGCAGGAGATGTTGTTGGAGCGCCATATCAATATATTAAAGCAGCAGGGGAAGGGAATATAGCAGCATTATCAGCAGTAAACTATATAGATTCTATTTCTAAAAAATAA